The Gambusia affinis linkage group LG05, SWU_Gaff_1.0, whole genome shotgun sequence region cattatccactttcctgtcaattaactatcaaataaattcgactagagccaataaaacctcgtttaaaaaaagaatacagtCAGGCTATTTATTACACTTAACCAATCAATGGATAGTTACAGTGACGTCACTCAGTTATCACACAGTCCTGTTCCCATGGCCTCACACCAATTACATGAACAACATATTTAAACTTTGTTCCTATGTAAATTGGATGTCAGTGAACATAACActaaacagaaacttaaaaatctAACAACAAAGAGGTCAAGTTCTAAAGGGCAAAGATGTTTAAACGTGGCCACATAGGCAGTCTGGGTTCCACAGACccaaaaccatttattgcttcTCTGATGATGAATTTATGACTGCAAAGCACCACAGATTAATTTGGTTTCTCTTTCAAAATGTGTAACAGATCACTTCAGCTATGCATTAAAGATTTAATTCTTGTGTATGGCTTTTGAGTCTTTTCTTGTTCCACTTGTATCTGGCagcaaaagcaacaacaatGTTCTAAGGCTCTAATTAGAGCGATAAAATAATAGACTTGTCTGACTGAAAAACCCAAGCATGTCTATAATCAAAGTAGCAACACAGTCCATGACACGTTTGTGcaacaacacaaatatttactgCTTAGCATGTTTAACCACAAACCTcattttactttgcaatttaCTTTTCTCCTACACTCTCTGAGGTAAAGCTGATTTcgtagcatttattttattccatggCATCCACACTTAATGTTCCCTGATTTACtcattttaatcctttttttgtACAGTGGAATTTCCATCCCACAAGTCTACACATGCACATTATGCCATCAGGACATCCTATTTGTTGGAGAATCACATATCTACTGTTTGAAAGATGAGACTGCATAAAAAAGGAGCTCTTTGTGATGGAGGTGGTTGTGTTATCTCTTTGTGGGGATAAATGCTAATGCAGGtgatttgaatgaaaatgtagaTGTGGAAAGCTGCTTTACATCCTGGTGTTAGACAATGCTTTTGGTTGAGAACTGATTTGTCAAcaatcagagaaagaaaacccaGTTAACACAAACCTGCAATAAAGAACAGCAAAGAAAGTATTCAGACTGACTTTCTGGATAAAATGTAGAgacatacaaatataaaaaatataaatcctgtttgtgcaaaacaagaaaaaaaacctcttagATATAACTTAGATCACTGTTTTTTAGCTCATTAATTCCAAAAAGGTGTAGCTTAGTCCTTTTTTCAGcttctcatgtttttttacatttcacatgACAATTAGGCTACATTAGATTTAACCTACTGAATTATTCACTGTACAACAAATGCAGCTAATAACATTTCACTTCAACTGTAAATATGTAAGTAATTAtacacaaatgtttgtttacagtttgATTTACTACTCTTAGACAATGCATTTCAAATTTCTATTTCATTAGTCTAACTTGTGTTTATTcctatttttccaaaaatactcaacaaaataaaaagggctGGCAATTTCTAGTCAGCCTGTGGGATTTGCCCCCGTATCCAGCTCTGGTTGCGCCCCTGATTTCTAAACCTTTACAATCATTCGTGTTATATATTACTGTAACAAAATAATTGACATTCTGGGATTAATACAGTATTTCTCGTTGTACTCTAATCTAATTAATTAACACCTTGTCAATTTTATGAGGACAAAATGCGACGCAGAAAATTCTGCTGCAGATAGTATGAATCATCCCGCTGCAGGTTTTAACTTTCACCTTGTTGCTTTCGTGTCAGAGCCACGCAGCTCGGTCAGCGCCAATAACAAGCCTCGCAAACTGCTGAGAACTTCGGACGCTGTGTCGGTGGTGGCACGTTGCGTGCAAAGACACGCGGATCTGTGCAGACAAATCACCATCACGCCATGAACGCACGCGCGAGCGAGAGCGTGAGCGATCACTCACCCCATCAACCtccccatcctcctcctcctctcaccCCACCCGTTCCACGCGGAACAGCAGCGGCACCCTGGGACTATAAAAACCCTCCGCCACAATCCTGGGAGCACGAAGGAAGCTCAACCTCTCAGGTGAGTGATGCgaggaggaaataaaatgaaataataataaaaaaaattttaatggcTGTTCGCCTTGATGTGATTCTGAATTGTTGAATTTAGCTGCtgctttttgtaatttctgaatactttttgtttatattcCAGGTGTATCTTTCTGTTAAGCAACCATGAAGGCTGTAGCTCTGATCCTCGCTCTGGCAGTCATCACTGGTaggttttgtgttgctttgcCACATAACATATGttgcaaaattttttttgctaattattAATCCTTTGTGTTTACGTCCACTGTAGGCTGCAATGGCCGTGTTGTGCGACAGGCTGAGACCTCCTTGACCCGCATGGAGAACAGTGTGGAACGATTCGTGCAGTACATCACAGACCTGAACCAACAAGCTGATGGAGTCCTGGCGAACCTCAAAGTCCCTGAGCTCAGCAAGCAGTTGGAGTGAGTGATGTCTTCTGATTGCATGTTATTCTCTGCCATTGGGACCACAGTATTCTGATGTTTGGTCTGATTTCTCCAGAACTCTCATCACTGACACCATGAGTGAGTTTTCAACATATAGAGACAGCATCCAGAGCAAGCTGGCTACCTACAGCGCAGGTTCCCCAGGCCAGATCCCTGAGGATCTCCAGCTTCTGGCTAACAGACTGCAGAAAGACATGACAGATGCCAAGGAACGCAGCACCGAGTACCTGAATGAACTCAAGACCATGGCTGAGCAGAACACGGATGACGTCCGCGGCCGCATCACCGCCTACGCAACAAAGTTGAGGAAGCGCCTGATCAAAGACACTGATGACATCAGAGAGTAAGTTGGTTTTCAGCAATCTGTCTGAATCAGGCTTCCATTCGCGTGCAACCTAAACGgtccccttttttctttctctccctaAGCACCGTGTCCACCTACATGACTGAGATCCAGTCCCGCACCAACCAGAACCTAGATACCGTGAAGGAGAACGTTGAGCCCTACATCGAGCAGGCCAGAGATACCGCCTCTCAGAAGCTGAAGGACATCTCCACCATCCTGGAGACCCAGGCTGAGACCATCAGGACCCAGCTGGAAAGCAGCATGAAGGAGCTGAGCACCTCCATGGACAGCAAGCTGGAGGAGCTGACAGAGCTGCTCTCCCCGTACGCCACCCAGGTCCGCGAGCACCTTGAAAATGTCATGCAAAAGGTCAAGGAGACTGCCACTGAATAAAGAAAAGTGGTTATTAAGGTTGTAAATGATTGGTGGTAccagaggaaggaaagaagatgAAAGTTACTGATAATGTTTTGCTGTCATGTTCAGGATAGAGGGGTTTAAACAGAGGGAAGGTAGATCATctcctttctttattttctttacactcCTTTTATGCAAATGTCTCAGTCACCAAGAGTATAtctttcagaaaacaacaaatatattttttctgttttgctttttctgctttactACTGTTTATCCTCATTAGTtttgcattaaattttttttcctgattattattatttttttttacattttgttgctggGTTTGGATGCAACACACACAACTGTCTTTCATTTCAATAATGCACTGAATAAATGATGGATTCATATACAGCAAGGTATCTGCTAATTCCTTTGCACATGGGCAGAATTGTTAATATCTAACTCCATATTGACTGTTAGTTCTTGCTGTACTTCATAGAAGAGTGGACAATAAACTGACTTCATGCATAGCTGACAGTCTTTTTGCAACAACTTTCTACGAAAGcattctttgatattttttcatGATGTAAGCCCACAATGCTGCTCTCTGTCAGTGTAACCTCCAAGTTTGAGTAAATAAAGAATTCAGAAAAGATGTTTTCACTTGCTTGGCTTGTTTCTCTCATCAAATATTTAAGACtgatgtattatttaaaatgacatagATCCAGTTACACTCTCACCTCAGAGGGGTGTCAAATGACCTTTTCACTTTCAAAGTATTTTGACTATAAAACAAAGCAACctccactgtttgttttctaaGTTTGTGGTGATTGCATTAACTTTAACAAtcaaacaaatacttttttctggGTTCAATGAGGTTTCTGGGTTTTTTCAGAGTTCAATGAGGAccttccaaaaaataaacaaccacaTTTTAGCCAACCTCTTGCTCAGCATTTGCTGCATGAGAGAAGGATACATGATATATATTGCCATcttgtcataaaataaaagaataaaacccaaaatgaaGGCTTTCcttctctgctgtttctgcatCTAATCATAAATCAACTGTATTTGCACTAAATGCCACCCCTGAATCCTCAAGCCCACTTTTTGTATCCAGTTCAGACTTGTTCGTATTTGCTTGCAGATTCCTTTCTCTTGATCCCAGCAGGTATTTGGGAACAAGCTGTGCCATTTCCAGTGACACTGTTCGAGTTCCAGCTTTATCTGCACTTATGCAGGTTTGAACAGATGTGCCACTCAGATCAACAAATGCACAGACCTCATGCATGCTCTCATTCACTTTTGGGATGAGATCGATGGCTGCATGTCATGCCATTCCACATTTCCGTTAAGTTTCTGTGCCTGAACATgatcatttgttttcataagAGGATGTGTTGAAAAGTCTTGGCGCATATTCAAGCCTTTTCACTGGTTTCTGCTGTGCCAAATGCATATAACATCAAAATAAGCATTTCCACCTGCTGAGTTTGATAACCTCTTTATGTCTGTCAAACTCAGCAGGACTTTTCCTTTGAAGTTCAGAGCAGAGGCCGGTAGGGGACACCATTCACCCCCTTCACTGGCCAACATCCGTCCTCTGACCCCCCCTGTGTACGGATCCGTGCTGCAAAACTTGCAGCTGTGTTTTCTTAGTTGGAGAGTTAGATAATCTATATGCCTCATGAAAGAAAGATCTGAAAATGAGACTTCATGAAAGGGAAATACTTGATTTATAAGACTAAAATGAATGCATTGTGTCTGACTTTTGCAGAAATTTCCAAACATGTTTAAACAAATTGCCTTAAAATATCCAGAGTgggaatttacattttctggaagacagttttaatttttttgcatatacagtacagaccaaaagtttggacaaactttctaattgagttcaattagaaagtttgtccaaacttttgatCTGTACTGTATTTGGACCCTTTTCTTACGACACtccttagaaaataaaaaccaagttccttttcaaagttgtttaaataataaacagtttgTCAGTGTGTAGTTTAACCTCAGtgtaagggtgttttcacacctgatagtcagGTACTCTACCAAATGTGAAAACTATTAGGACAAGATTGAGGatgaaaattgcaacatttgtttcattttcagttggtgCCATTCACCTTTACCTGCACTATGTCAAACTAACCAAACATGTTTCCTCTGCCCTTGCTTGTGGCGGCATtgtaccaagaaccactgaagatagcgacatgaaaacctctgaagaaaccAATGAGCTTAAATTTTGTCTtcacaaaatgctaaataaaatgaaatggtgTCAGAAAATAGCGATTGTAGCATTTCTCTTTTGTAGTTGGTAAAAGACCATGACCCATTTCTTCTGCTAGAACTAGACTTACATGCTTGTTTTGGAtgtatttacccagaactcTGTGCACTTtcatccacttcctgcttttgaagtgGTCTCTGGTCCCCTTAGCATTCACATATGTATTCAAATCacaagagttcacttcaactaaATTGAGAAGTAGGCTTACCGGTTAGCTTTTTTgatctgcatcagagtttgatagCTCAATCACACCTCGCCAAATGAACGACAAATTCAaggcaaacaaactggagttaaattaaagcagactaaacatggctggtgtgaatgcaccctaaatCTGTTCTGTGAAGCCCCCAGAGACCAAAGAACATAGCAAATGAGTCAAGGTTAAAGTTGTTGAGGAATTTGAAACATGGATAGTTTGTAAAACAGTAACAATCCTAAACACTGGACATCTCACAGAGCATTGTAACATCTATCACCCTATAACGTATGGTACCACTGCAACACAAGACGAGATCTGGAGAAAGAGTCTATTTGCAGGGCAGCTATTACATATACTTTAGAAATCTGGACAATATTCCAATAGTTTGGGATACTGCAGATTACTTTCTGCAATATCAAATATCAACTTTGAACCTTTCATATAGACCTGGTCAATACATTATTGCGAAATGGAAAGTGAATTGCACAACCTCATACCTACCAAGACATAGCCACCAACCTAAAATGAGAAGGTAGGCAAGATTATCAAGAATCAGAGCCTTGATAACTCTGCAGTAGGGCCAGAGGTCTCAGGTTCAGGTTGGAGGTTCTATCAACATGATTTCCAGCTTACTGTGCAAGAGTGGTGAGATTgttgaaatgttgcaaaaagcttaaacaaacatggagaaggAGGTACTCTGGCCAGAAGGGACACATTTAAACCTTTAGGTCCAAACACATCACCTGAGGAAAACTAAAACCATCATCTTAAACACTCCAAAGTGAACCATCTTGGGGCAGTGTAGTGAAGACACCTTTCTTCATGAGGAAAAAGGAAGCTGGTCAGAAATAATGGGAAGATGGAGGGAGTTAAATGCAGGGcaacaaaaaaagtctgttaGAGGTTGTGAAAGACTTGAAACAGGGCACAAGTTCATTCTCCAGATGGACAGTGACCCAGGACATGCAGCCACAGCAACAAGTGGAATGGTTCAGATCAAATCATATCAAGATGTTAGAATTGTCAGACCAAATTTCAATTGAGATTCTGAGCTAGAAATTGATGGTGAATTCAATATAACTGAGATCAGCCTGCATAGATTGCCAGAAGTAGCTGTATTTACAATAAAAGgttgttcttaaaaaaaagaaaattgatttaacactttttatatttttatcaaaagttttgaaaccaGTCATTTTCTGCTTTGCAATAATGTACTCATTTTTGTGTATCAGATAAAAATACTCCCCGAGCCTCCCAGTATTACACAGTGGAGAGATATAATTAGAAAAGTCTACactatggaaaaaaacaaccacaagaCTATAACTCAAGATGGAGATCTTTGAAACAAAGTGGAGACCTATAGCTAATTTCATACTGTAACCTTGACACctctatttgtttgtttgtgtacctttcaaatttattttgtattaatatcTTTGTGTACTTTCACTGCTTTAGTTTGTATTCTCATTATGTCTACTGTTGTCCCtatcattataattattgtaaTGTATATATCCCTGGATGTTGATGAATTTAAGTATCTCTTAGCGGGTCCAATGTCTATCTGAAGGAAATGTATCTCTGTTGGACTGTTTCCTCCATCAACATTCCCTGGAAGACTTTTGGCAGAGCTGGAATTGTACGACCTGTTTGCTTGGTGTGGGTTAAATGTCTGGAAGGGTCTGCGTAAACAAGATGTGAATTGTGACAGGGGTGGATATGCGTATGTGTTGATATAAAACAgttattgaaaatgaaattaaaaagtaaaaaaaataaaaaatactcccCGAAAATATTATTGACATTGACAAAGTGTGAAACGTTTCAAGGTTCAGGATACTTTTGCAGGATGCTTTTGTGAATAGTAtcctatttacaaaataatatagCTTTGTAAATAGGATACAGACCCTTTGACATTCAGAAGTTCAAAAGTTACATGTGCTGTTACACAAGAGCAATTTGTACTTATTCTGTATCAAAATTAATAAGGGGAACTGCTGATATGACACTACAAACTGTAGGCAGAtttaaaaaagtgga contains the following coding sequences:
- the apoeb gene encoding apolipoprotein Eb, which translates into the protein MKAVALILALAVITGCNGRVVRQAETSLTRMENSVERFVQYITDLNQQADGVLANLKVPELSKQLETLITDTMSEFSTYRDSIQSKLATYSAGSPGQIPEDLQLLANRLQKDMTDAKERSTEYLNELKTMAEQNTDDVRGRITAYATKLRKRLIKDTDDIRDTVSTYMTEIQSRTNQNLDTVKENVEPYIEQARDTASQKLKDISTILETQAETIRTQLESSMKELSTSMDSKLEELTELLSPYATQVREHLENVMQKVKETATE